AAATTTATCGGTTTGTATATTTAAGGGTTAACTCTAAAGAAGAGGCCCAAGATATTACCTCTCAAGTTTTCTTAAATTTTCTTAGTAAGGCTAACAAAAATTCCAAACTGAATCATCGGGATATTTTATCTTTGCAGGCATTTCTTTATAGAATAGCCAGGAATTTAGTTATTGATAACTATCGCCGTAAAAATCAGGCAGTAGTATCTCTGGATGGCAACGAAGACAACATCTCCATTTCCGTCAATCCGGTTGGTGAAACCTCAATAGAAGAGGAACAAAATAGCCAATTGT
The sequence above is drawn from the Candidatus Paceibacterota bacterium genome and encodes:
- a CDS encoding sigma-70 family RNA polymerase sigma factor, whose product is IYRFVYLRVNSKEEAQDITSQVFLNFLSKANKNSKLNHRDILSLQAFLYRIARNLVIDNYRRKNQAVVSLDGNEDNISISVNPVGETSIEEEQNSQLLESQLSKLKSPYWEVVVWHYIEELDIETIAAILNKTPGNVRVILHRGLNQLKKGMEGQR